The Arachis stenosperma cultivar V10309 unplaced genomic scaffold, arast.V10309.gnm1.PFL2 arast.V10309.gnm1.Scaffold_100025, whole genome shotgun sequence genome segment TCTTTTGTAGCAGCAATGCCCTCTGGATCCCTTGCCACAACAAGGAAGGTATCAACTTGGCCTCCTTTCTCTCAGAGAATAAAGCAAACAGGTGCTTTTCATTAATATGTACCAAGTTTGTACCAGATTTTGTGGGCTTAACCCAAAAACTATATATTTCAAGTCTTTATGTTCATGGAAAACTTGATATACAACTCTAAACTGAAATGCTAATGAAGTAGTATGTTTCATCATTAGAACATGCATATCTATTATCTCATTGTTTCCATCTTAAATAGTAGTTTGTTATTCTTTCTTAAACAAGTTTTAAGATCACTTTTGCAGTTTCTAATTCTTCACTTTTATAGTTATGCTTCACTTTTACTCCGCTAATTTGATGCGTGACGCCTCGCTCAACGACCGAGTGGAGCTCCGAATTTCGAGTGACGTTGGTGCCAAGATCCTAGTCATAAACTTTGATACCCCTGGTGTTCAGGTGCCTAATTTCTTATGCCCATTCCCTTTTtctcttcaatttttttatttttcctactCGGTAGTTGACGAATCTTGCCATGGTTGCCTCTAGTTACAGCTTACAGTTTATAATACAACTTTCCCAATTTAGCTtcgctttttttcttttctttacctTTTTGTTTTGGCTTACGGATTAAGCTTCCTTGTCGGTGGTTTCGATTTTGATTCTTAAATGTGATTGTAGTTTAGGGAGAGACGGAGAGAGAATGAGAGTGGCGGAGGCCGGAGAGACGGTGCTTGTTGGTCTTCCACCTTTTAATGCAGAGCATCCTCAGGTTTAATAGCATACCTTTTGCCATGATTTTTGCGTTTCTGTTCTTGTTTGCTGTATGGTTTAGCTCTTACTGACAGATATTTCTTTTTGGGGGTGTTTGTAGACTATATTTGATAATATTCTTAATCGTAAGATACCTTGGCCTGCAGTTCCTGAAGAAATGAGTCCTGAAGCTCAAGATCTTATTGATCGGTAATAATCATGTTATCTTCATGTTATATGTATCTGGCAATTGCAAACTGTTTATTCTGGTCAGCATTTTAGAATATCAATGCTTTGTTTATGTTTCCAATACTGAGCATGCTTCCATTAATTTGGATATTTTAGCTTAACTGCTTAAGCCGAAGATAGCATTTGTGAATGTATATTGTTTAGCAATCCTGGTGCCATCTGCTAAATATGAACTTTATGTTAATAATCTTGTGACAGTGACCACTACTGTCTCACCTTTCACATGGCATTATCCTTAAACCATGAGAACAGCAATCCCATTGTATTTGGTGTTCTGAATTATTTGACTATTGTCAACTACATAACAAGCCCATGATTCGTTTTTTACCCCCCCTCTTAACTGTGGCTTTGtgtaaaaatgaaaatataattatagtttGTACAAAATCTAAGTTTTATTCTATCTAAAGCTTTTTCTTTATGCTCCCTTTGCTGGATGCCGATCTGTTATAAATTATGGTTTTTTGTCCTGCGTTATTGTGCTAAGTTGAAGTCACGATTAGGATAGAAAAATGAATATTTTCTTGGATTAGTACCTGAGATGTGTTTATTTACAGATTATTGACTGAAGATCCTAACCAAAGACTTGGAGCTAGAGGTGCATCAGAGGTGATTTAATTTCTTATTAGCATACAGATGCTTGTTCCCCATTTTTATGATCATATTTCATTTTACTTGCACTTCAAACGTCACATTGATAGATGCTTAATTATCCAGGTGAAAGAACATGTTTTCTTTAAGGATATAAATTGGGACACACTTGCTAGATAGAAGGTATGTAATGCTTCTCAAGTCATAATTAAGTACTGTTAATTTCATCACTTCAATGCAATATGcgtttcaattaaaattataattattccCTAATATAATGAATTATATTTCATCACTTCAATGCAATGGTTTATGGTTTGGATTTGTcagttttatttttctgtttcgATAGTTAAGTCTTTATTTGTCAGAAAGGTCTATTCAAGAGTCAGGATTATTCTGTGAACATATTGCATTATTTTCTGAATTGAAGAATCTTAGTCTCATCTATTTAATTGCTCATTTTGATTTTGAGAGGTCTATTTCCAAAGTCAGCAGATTTTTGTTTGTTATGAAGTAGTCTCTGACCTATTTTGGCACCTTATATATCTATAACAATTTAGGTGCAAAATGTAATATCATATTTGTTAGTCATTACTCATTATTATGTATTCTTGAAATGTTAGCTCCAACTCTTTTAAGTGTCTATAGCTTTTGAGAACCTTGTGTTTCTTTGGTGATAAATCGAGTTAAAATTAAGATTAAAAAAAGGTGATTTCTTTGGTGGTCTTTTTATAATTACGAATGtcattatgaatattttttaactacTTTTCTATATAATTATGCAGGATAACAATGAAGATTAAGTTGACTATTATTGTGGTTTATTGGCTAAGATAGAGTGCTATTTAGAATCTTTACATGTATGGTTGACTAATGATTTTTATTAGAAGATACTTTATTGGCTAAGTGATATTATGGTTTTGATATGGCTATGCTTACTTTAGTTTGAGATGTATAAATTTTTACAGTTAACTTCATTCTTGTACTTTTGGAtcaatattataaatatattttggttagagataatttttattatataaagaaattatttagtataattatgtattatttttattttgtaatattcaactcatttaaataaaaatacaaaattattatatgtaatcatattaactattatgttgtattaataattattttatatatatatatatatatatatatatatatatatatatatatatatatatatatagaaaaaatagtatacaaaaaaaaaaaaaacgagacctaaggctacacttatatacagtagctatagtatataaaaaaaagagggacctaaggctacgcttataaaaagtagctatgatatacaatgtggctacgctttacaagtgatgcagtagtgttgaaaagcgtagcctattctggaaaaataaaagctgaaaagcatagcctttggtcctagatagcatcacttgaaaagcgtagcctattctcaaaggccaaaagcgtagcccttgttgcagaaaagcgtagcctttgagaataggcaacggccgAATAGGAATCACTCCAAAAAACGTAGCCGtagcccaaaaagcgtagccgtagcctaaggcatcattttttttcacttttggctacacttttcaagtgtacctgaatgggtgtttttcttgtagtgatatcttgaaataggaataaatggaattgaataggatatcatcttaatggcattgaaacttgaggtacagcagagctccacacccttaatctatggtgtgcagaaactccaccgttgaaaatacataagtaaaaggttcaggcatggccgaatggccagcccccatgatctgagaactatgcgtccCAAGATGCTCTCTAGATCTCAAGTGATCAAAAAGATacttaatacaatagttaaatgttctatttataataaactagctcctagggtttacatgagtaagtaattgatgcataaatccacttccggggcccacttggtgtatgtttgggctgagcttgatcaatccacgagctgaggcttctcttggagttgaactccgagttatgacgtgttttgggcgttcaactccggatcatgacgtttttctggcgtttaacttcagacagcagcatgtacttggcgttcaacgccaagttacgtcatcaatttccgaataaagtatggactattatatattgctggaaagccctggatgtccactttccaacgccgttgagagcgcgccaattgaagttctgtagctccagaaaatccatttcgagtgcagggaggttagaatccaacagcatcagtagtccttttgtcagcctttttcagagttttgctcaaatccctcaatttcagtcagaatttacctgaaatcacagaaaaacacacaaactcatagtaaagtccagaaatgtgaatttaacataaaaactaatgaaaacatccctaaaagtagcttgaacttactaaaaactacctaaaaataatgtcaaaaagcgtataaattatccgctcatcagttcatcattttggggaaagggttcataataggaaagtggttcttcttggtagaattgtggtggttcaatgttttccattctttctacttgttgcacaacacactccatggttgcttgaaattaatccaatgcttccttgagatgatcccttgactcttgttcctcttagATATCATGAGTAGGACCATAGGGCTCTTGgttcaatggatatgagtattcttccatgggaggttgtggtggaaggtagaattcgtcttgtggttgaaaattttcatatattggaggtggttcatcttggtaataatatggagggggtggctcttgaaaatattaatgttggaatggtggtagctctatatgtggttcatatggctcatatggttgtttgtaggatggatatggattagggtcatatggaggtgtttgttgaaaataggcttgtgagtgtggttgaggttcatgttgaggatatgactcataggcatatggtggtggttcttgaaagtcacaaggtgattcaccatagccattggattgatatgcatcatagaatggctcttcttcatagtgcattcgtggaggttgttgccaagaggattgatcatatgcatatggctcctcccacctttggttatcccatccttgatacacattctcattaaagctctcatttcctacaacatgttgggaaccaaactcatagccaaggtgagaattcatgatagcaagaggaaaatgaaaacaaaatcaaataagaagcaagaaaattaaatcctaaaactggtaagagctaacaaaagcaaacatattcacactattcacatatatacaataaccaataacataacaccattgcaaatccccggcaacggcgccattttgatgattggatttttgacggtttagaatttcacaaatgaaatctcgttgaagtatagtctctaaacctacaataatcctttcatgcaaaaagttgtttgtcactagtacaaacccctaaaatttataaaccgaagtattggacctcaggtcgttctccctaggaattgtaatgaagtgtcttgttattggttgtgagttgttttggggtttttgagattatagacaagaattataaatggcaaaggaaataaactaacaactaacaaagctcttggcaagatatgagaactagaagtcctatcctagttatcctcctcaattatgatgacaaattgtccattactcccacttagttaacctctaaccatggaggaaagtcaagtggatgaatcaatttgattccttaagtcctaatcaactcctaaaggaaagactagctttagaggcattcaaatcaattagcaacttctaattatcaatcaacaaaggaattagataactcaagagtcactaattactctacctaagccaagaggaacaaaacctacactaaaatccaaccaagcatttcatcaaacacttggaaggcatataaggaaagtatagtaaattgataacaagaataaaatctaacaacaattattgcaaagaaattaacaacaacaatcaaggaaatcaaaattatcatgaattacctcaaattgcattattaaaagaaaacaaaggaacaacaatctatccaaaacaagtgaagaattacaattattaaagcacataactagaaagaggaagaggagaagattaagacttgataaacgagaagtgaattaaagcatgaattaaacctagatctaagaagagagattaacctaaacttaatcctaattctagagagaagtgagagcttctctctctaaaaactacttctaaaactaatcctaatgagtggaAATGAACTAATGGTAACTAGATGATAGATTCCCCTATTCCCctcaatccttgatccttttattcctttctatcagtaattggcgccaaaatgggttcagaaaaccttccaaatcgccaggcacgtgttgctttaatgaagtcatgtgcggacTGCGatgcgtgcgcgcacggtacgcgtgcgcgtccctggccgattctgcaatgtgcgcgcgagcgccttgtgcgcgcgagcgctgataaaccccatttttagggtttatcttgtattgaatttagggtattttgataaccttttctcgcatttaacctatgaattggcatggttttgtaatctctcccgtatttgtgcctaagtgtaaaaacatgcattttaaggcttattttgatgaattctagttcttctttgattccataagaggccttgatgtgtttgctagtaatctcaggatgaaataagttaggcatggatcaagggagcaaggaagaaagcatgcaagtggagagaagcacaaaaagccaaagaagaactagaattcatcaaaataaggcttaaaaagcatgtttttacacttaggcacaaatacaggagagattacaaaaccatgccaattcataggttaaatgcaagaaaaggttatcaaaataccctaaattcaatataagataaaccctaaaaatggggtttatcaacctccccacacttaaaccttagcatgtcctcatgctaaaataagaaggaactaagggttatgacatttattgaatgcaactaaactatatgaatcctatctaaatgcaattatataagcaaatggaaatgcttagttcaaacaagtcaattcccaagaaagcatgtgtaagcacaagagctaggcaataggaattaagtccaaaccacaattgtattgaattatcaaaaagagttcaaacttgcaagaatatagataatataggtgaacacatgtgattgaacttttgaaccctcaccggatgtgtatccgctctattcgctcaagtgtttaagggttaattcactcaattctcttctaatcatgctttccaaaatttgattttcttctaacaatcaacacttatttaatgcatgcatacattcatcatgaggtctttcattgaggttgtaatggggttagggtcaaggtaggatcatttatggttaagtggactaggatttgaatctttgattagcatagactttcccacctttgattgtcccatccttgatacacatcctCATTGTAGctctcatttcctacaacatagttggaaccaaactcatagccaaagtgagaattcatggtggaaaagcaaaaataaaactaacaaaatctagaaaacaagcaaaagacaaactatttacactattcacatatgtacaataaccaataacataacaccattgcaaatccccgacaacggcgccattttgatgattggatttttgatggtttagaatttcacaaatgaattctcgttgaagtatagtctctaaaccaacaataatcctctcatgcaaaaatttgtttgtcacaagtacaaacccctaaaatctataaaccgaagtatttaaacctcgggtcgttctccctaggatttacaataaagtgtcttgttattggttagaaatgtgttttggggttttggataagaagcatgaaagtaaatggcaatgaaaataaactaacaactataaaaggctcttggcaagttatgaaaattagaagtcctatcctagttatccttctcaattgtgatgagaattgttcattgctaccacttagttaacccttactaaataaaggaaagtcaagtggattatcctcttaattccttgtagttacattcactcttcttctattcttttgttgtaatttcctttatgttgttcttgtgttttgatgtagatctacttttgtttcttctactctctttcaattcaatcaaggtaattcataataaatgtgtttcttttaattgttgttgttaattcctttcaataattgttgttagattttattcttgttgtcaatttactatgcttttcttttgtgccttccaagtgtttgatgaaatgcttggttggattttagtgtagattttgttcctcttggccttggtagagtaattagtgactcttgagttatctaattcatttgttgattggtaattggagagattgctaattggtttggagtgcactaaagctagtcttcgctt includes the following:
- the LOC130959876 gene encoding probable serine/threonine protein kinase IREH1 translates to MRVAEAGETVLVGLPPFNAEHPQTIFDNILNRKIPWPAVPEEMSPEAQDLIDRLLTEDPNQRLGARGASEVKEHVFFKDINWDTLAR